One Flavobacterium sp. 90 DNA segment encodes these proteins:
- the gcvT gene encoding glycine cleavage system aminomethyltransferase GcvT: MKNTALTHIHEGLGAKMLPFAGYNMPITYEGVNAEHETVRNSVGVFDVSHMGEFLLTGPNALALIQKVTSNDASTLTIGRAQYSCLPNNEGGIVDDLIVYKMKEEQYLLVVNASNIDKDWNWISSHNDLGVDMKNLSDDYSLLAIQGPKAVEAMQALSSIDLAAIPYYHFEVGDFAGIEHVIISATGYTGSGGFEIYCKNSEAEQVWNKVFEAGAAFGIKPIGLAARDTLRLEMGFCLYGNDINDTTSPLEAGLGWITKFTKDFTNSESLKKQKEAGVTKKLVAFEMQERAVPRHDYEIVDASGEVIGIVTSGTMSPSMNKGIGLGYVTVNNSAVDSDIFIRIRKNDVAAKVVKLPFYKK, translated from the coding sequence ATGAAAAACACTGCGCTTACGCACATACACGAGGGTTTGGGAGCGAAAATGCTACCTTTTGCCGGTTACAATATGCCTATTACATACGAAGGGGTAAATGCTGAACATGAAACGGTTCGAAACAGTGTGGGGGTCTTTGACGTTTCGCATATGGGAGAATTTTTGTTGACTGGACCAAATGCTTTGGCTTTGATTCAGAAGGTGACTTCAAATGATGCATCGACTTTAACGATTGGAAGAGCGCAATATTCTTGCTTGCCTAACAATGAAGGCGGAATCGTGGATGATTTGATTGTGTATAAAATGAAAGAGGAACAGTATTTACTGGTTGTAAATGCTTCGAATATCGATAAAGACTGGAACTGGATTTCTTCGCACAATGATTTGGGTGTTGACATGAAAAACCTTTCGGATGATTATTCGTTATTGGCAATTCAAGGACCAAAAGCTGTTGAGGCAATGCAGGCTTTATCGTCTATCGATTTGGCTGCAATACCTTATTATCATTTTGAAGTTGGTGATTTTGCAGGAATCGAACATGTAATCATCTCGGCTACAGGATATACTGGTTCTGGAGGTTTTGAGATTTATTGCAAAAACAGTGAGGCTGAACAAGTTTGGAATAAGGTTTTTGAAGCTGGTGCTGCTTTCGGAATTAAACCTATTGGTTTGGCTGCGCGTGATACTTTGCGTCTTGAAATGGGTTTCTGTTTGTACGGAAATGATATTAATGATACTACTTCTCCGCTTGAAGCAGGATTGGGATGGATTACTAAATTCACCAAAGACTTTACCAATTCTGAGAGTTTGAAAAAACAAAAAGAAGCTGGTGTTACTAAAAAATTAGTTGCTTTTGAAATGCAGGAACGTGCGGTACCAAGACACGATTATGAAATTGTTGATGCTTCTGGTGAAGTAATTGGTATTGTAACTTCTGGAACTATGTCACCTTCTATGAATAAAGGGATTGGTTTAGGATATGTTACGGTAAATAATAGTGCTGTTGACAGTGATATCTTTATCAGAATTAGAAAAAATGATGTTGCTGCAAAAGTGGTTAAATTGCCTTTTTACAAAAAATAG
- a CDS encoding HipA family kinase: MKNNFDLRTVNVTRYITPLREGGSLPALAEADDDFKYVLKFKGAGHGVKALIAELVGGQIAKALKLQLPELVFAHLDEAFGRSEGDEEIQDLLQGSQGLNLALHFLSGAITFDPVVTTVDAKLASQIVWLDAYITNVDRTFRNTNMLIWHKELWLIDHGACLYFHHSWNNWEQHAKSPFALIKDHVLLPQASLLKEVDAEYKALLTPEILVDIVNTIPEEWLQWEDTDETPEALRNVYLQFLQTRLNNSEIFVNQAQNAR; this comes from the coding sequence ATGAAAAACAATTTCGATCTAAGAACGGTAAATGTCACCCGTTACATCACGCCATTACGCGAAGGCGGTTCTTTACCCGCTTTGGCAGAAGCCGATGACGATTTTAAATACGTCCTGAAATTCAAAGGAGCCGGTCACGGCGTAAAAGCCCTAATCGCCGAATTAGTTGGGGGACAAATTGCCAAAGCTTTAAAATTGCAATTGCCGGAATTGGTTTTTGCTCATCTTGACGAAGCCTTTGGAAGAAGCGAAGGCGACGAAGAAATTCAGGATTTACTACAAGGAAGTCAGGGATTAAATCTGGCACTTCATTTTTTGTCGGGCGCCATTACATTCGATCCCGTTGTAACGACAGTTGATGCCAAATTAGCATCGCAAATTGTTTGGCTTGACGCTTATATTACCAATGTAGACCGTACGTTTAGAAACACCAATATGTTGATTTGGCACAAAGAATTATGGCTGATTGATCATGGCGCGTGTTTGTATTTTCATCATTCCTGGAACAATTGGGAACAACACGCCAAGAGTCCGTTTGCATTGATAAAAGACCACGTTTTATTGCCACAAGCTTCACTTTTAAAAGAAGTTGACGCCGAATATAAAGCGCTATTAACACCAGAAATTCTGGTAGATATTGTAAATACAATTCCGGAAGAATGGCTGCAATGGGAAGACACTGATGAAACACCCGAAGCTTTGCGAAACGTATACTTACAGTTTCTACAAACGAGATTAAACAATTCAGAAATCTTTGTAAATCAAGCCCAAAATGCAAGATAG
- a CDS encoding YebC/PmpR family DNA-binding transcriptional regulator: MGRAFEFRKGRKMKRWSAMAKTFTRIGKDIVMAVKEGGPNPDANSRLRAVIQNAKAANMPKDNVERAIKNASNKDTANYKEILFEGYAPHGIAILIETASDNNNRTVANIRSYFNKCNGTMGTQGSVEFMFDHTCNFRIAKGNLDPEELELELIDFGAEEVFEDEDGILIYAPFGSFGALQKELENRGLEILSSGFERIPQITKELTEAQIADVEKLIEKIEEDDDVMNVYHTMKEE; encoded by the coding sequence ATGGGAAGAGCGTTCGAATTTAGAAAAGGAAGAAAAATGAAACGTTGGTCAGCAATGGCTAAAACATTTACCAGAATTGGTAAAGATATCGTTATGGCTGTTAAGGAAGGCGGTCCTAACCCAGATGCCAATTCTAGATTAAGAGCTGTAATACAAAATGCAAAAGCCGCTAACATGCCTAAGGACAATGTGGAGCGCGCTATAAAAAATGCAAGTAATAAAGATACTGCCAATTATAAAGAAATTTTGTTTGAAGGATATGCTCCTCACGGAATTGCAATTTTAATTGAAACTGCATCTGACAACAATAATAGAACTGTAGCAAACATTCGCAGTTACTTCAACAAATGTAACGGTACAATGGGAACGCAAGGTTCTGTTGAGTTTATGTTTGATCATACTTGTAATTTCAGAATTGCAAAAGGGAATCTTGATCCTGAAGAATTAGAACTTGAACTAATTGATTTTGGTGCCGAAGAAGTTTTTGAAGACGAAGACGGAATCTTAATCTATGCTCCTTTTGGAAGTTTTGGTGCTTTGCAAAAAGAATTAGAAAACAGAGGTCTTGAAATTTTATCTTCTGGTTTTGAACGTATTCCTCAAATCACAAAAGAACTTACTGAAGCTCAGATCGCTGACGTTGAAAAACTAATCGAAAAAATTGAAGAAGATGATGACGTTATGAACGTTTATCACACAATGAAAGAAGAATAA
- a CDS encoding NAD(P)H-hydrate dehydratase: protein MKDPFLITKEDILKYYKPVNPLTHKGIQGHAVIIAGSYGKIGAAVLASKSCLKSGCGLVTTFTPKCGYQILQISIPEVMVVTDENANFITNIHLPLTPQAIGIGPGIGQELGTQKALFEFLRINNTPLVLDADALNILSQNLSWLELVPENTILTPHPKELERLIGKWNSDSEKFQKTIAFSEKYKVIIVMKGAPTYIIIRNEIYENTTGNAALATAGSGDTLTGIITSFLAQGYEPKYAAKLGVFLHGLTADIALPQTGYQSFIASDIIENLGKAFLELEKVS from the coding sequence ATGAAAGATCCGTTTCTAATCACAAAAGAAGATATTCTAAAATACTATAAACCCGTAAATCCTCTAACACACAAAGGAATTCAGGGACACGCTGTGATTATTGCCGGAAGCTACGGCAAAATTGGAGCAGCCGTTTTAGCCTCAAAATCCTGCTTAAAATCAGGCTGCGGACTCGTAACGACTTTTACACCAAAATGTGGTTATCAAATCCTTCAAATTTCAATCCCCGAAGTCATGGTTGTAACCGATGAAAACGCCAATTTTATCACTAATATTCATCTTCCGTTAACGCCACAAGCAATCGGAATCGGTCCCGGAATAGGGCAGGAGTTAGGCACACAAAAAGCACTATTCGAATTTTTAAGAATCAACAATACACCATTAGTTCTCGATGCTGATGCCTTGAATATATTATCCCAAAACCTATCCTGGCTCGAATTAGTTCCCGAAAACACAATTCTGACACCACATCCAAAAGAACTCGAACGCCTAATAGGAAAGTGGAATTCAGATTCAGAAAAGTTTCAAAAAACAATTGCCTTTTCAGAAAAATACAAAGTCATAATCGTGATGAAAGGCGCGCCAACATACATTATAATTAGAAATGAAATCTACGAAAACACGACGGGAAACGCTGCACTCGCAACCGCAGGAAGCGGCGACACCCTAACCGGAATCATCACAAGTTTTCTGGCTCAAGGCTATGAACCCAAATATGCCGCAAAACTAGGCGTCTTTCTCCACGGACTAACCGCAGATATTGCTTTACCACAAACAGGGTATCAATCGTTTATAGCCTCAGATATTATTGAGAATCTTGGAAAAGCTTTTTTAGAATTAGAAAAAGTTTCTTGA
- a CDS encoding Crp/Fnr family transcriptional regulator yields MYKALRLNIERKIPLTDEEWKLVVEKTEFIKLKKNEFLQIQDSNSSYEGFILKGSFKTYILNDNGNESVIFFSFENEWMCDLESFYHQKPTTYNIKAIEDSEILVISKANKVLLFEQVPKLIQFHILMVERANIAIQQRLLDVLNKTSKQRYLEFIERYSQKADKINNRNLSSYLGVSHEFLSKIKKRC; encoded by the coding sequence ATGTACAAAGCCCTAAGATTAAATATTGAACGTAAAATACCACTAACTGACGAAGAATGGAAACTAGTAGTTGAGAAAACGGAGTTTATAAAGCTCAAAAAGAATGAGTTCCTGCAGATTCAGGATTCAAATAGTTCATATGAAGGATTTATTTTGAAAGGATCATTCAAAACCTACATTTTGAATGATAATGGAAACGAAAGTGTTATTTTTTTCTCTTTCGAAAATGAATGGATGTGCGATCTCGAAAGTTTCTATCATCAAAAGCCTACAACCTACAACATCAAGGCAATTGAAGACAGCGAGATTTTAGTGATAAGCAAAGCCAATAAAGTGCTCTTGTTTGAACAAGTGCCAAAGCTAATTCAGTTTCATATTCTTATGGTCGAAAGAGCTAACATTGCCATTCAGCAGCGGCTTTTGGATGTATTAAACAAAACTTCGAAACAGAGATATTTGGAGTTTATCGAGAGATATTCGCAAAAAGCCGATAAGATCAATAACAGGAATTTATCATCTTATTTAGGTGTTTCACATGAGTTTTTGTCAAAGATTAAGAAAAGGTGCTGA
- a CDS encoding pectate lyase: MKSKSTISVFLLTLIFGFTACNTEEIATPENNQNAIIETSTTPQSGLTAKVGNCAQVPGWASQNGSTTGGGTSPETVVNTYALLKSAIENSAVKVIKVTGTITVTTRLSLQDQSGKTIYGASGAKLVSTNQTKDGSGIINIKRCTNLIIRNLIFEGPGAYDTDGWDNAILDDCQNVWVDHCEFRDGVDGNFDIKNKSDYVTVSYCKFGYLKAPKAGGPGGSDDHRYSNLIGSSDGATADRGKLRITFARCWWAQGCKERMPRVRFGKVHLINNYFNSTVSNKCIAAGFEASLRVENNVFEGVKTPIDLMTGYTAVTAVGNSFVNTTGNTAGSNTAFTPPYSIVTLAASAVKADVTGGAGATFTGNTCGSF, from the coding sequence ATGAAATCCAAATCTACAATTTCAGTGTTTTTATTGACACTAATTTTCGGTTTTACAGCTTGTAACACTGAAGAAATTGCAACTCCTGAAAACAATCAGAACGCAATTATCGAAACTTCAACAACTCCTCAAAGCGGCTTAACTGCAAAAGTTGGGAACTGCGCTCAGGTTCCAGGTTGGGCATCTCAAAACGGGAGTACAACCGGTGGTGGAACTTCACCAGAAACCGTCGTAAACACTTACGCACTACTTAAATCGGCTATAGAAAATAGTGCCGTAAAAGTGATTAAAGTAACTGGTACAATTACCGTTACAACAAGATTATCATTACAAGATCAAAGCGGAAAAACCATTTATGGAGCAAGTGGAGCAAAACTTGTTTCGACAAACCAGACTAAAGATGGTTCCGGTATTATCAACATCAAAAGATGTACGAATTTAATCATCAGAAATTTAATTTTTGAAGGTCCTGGTGCTTATGATACTGATGGTTGGGACAATGCAATTCTTGACGATTGCCAAAACGTATGGGTTGATCACTGCGAATTTAGAGACGGTGTTGACGGAAACTTTGACATCAAAAACAAATCAGATTATGTGACGGTTTCTTATTGTAAATTCGGTTATTTGAAAGCGCCAAAAGCTGGAGGTCCAGGAGGTTCAGACGATCACAGATATTCAAACTTAATTGGTTCAAGCGACGGAGCAACTGCCGATCGTGGAAAATTGAGAATTACTTTTGCTCGTTGCTGGTGGGCTCAAGGCTGTAAAGAAAGAATGCCAAGAGTTCGTTTTGGAAAAGTACATTTAATCAACAATTATTTTAATAGTACTGTAAGTAATAAATGTATCGCAGCTGGTTTTGAAGCTAGTCTTCGTGTAGAAAACAATGTATTTGAGGGTGTGAAAACTCCAATAGATTTAATGACTGGTTATACTGCCGTTACCGCAGTTGGAAACTCATTTGTAAATACTACAGGAAATACCGCAGGAAGCAACACTGCTTTTACTCCACCCTATTCTATCGTAACGCTTGCTGCTTCTGCTGTTAAAGCTGATGTTACTGGTGGAGCCGGTGCAACATTTACAGGTAATACCTGCGGATCGTTTTAA
- a CDS encoding HutD family protein — MNINLFPKKDCKASIWSGGLTYEYMIYPKTANYADRDFVFRISSATIEEVPSKFTKFKGFYRYLVMLDNSLHIEINKEKKIYEKYEIMEFNSDDEVTSYTKGIDFNWMVSEKIRHHKLKITNINQNYNAEIIVLFSLDTTTITVNEKQYDLEPYDLLVIENPEKENVMLHFSTECLTGILDF; from the coding sequence ATGAACATAAACCTTTTCCCTAAAAAAGATTGTAAAGCTTCTATTTGGAGTGGCGGATTGACATATGAATATATGATATATCCGAAAACAGCAAACTATGCCGATAGAGATTTTGTATTCAGAATAAGCAGCGCTACAATAGAGGAAGTACCTTCTAAGTTTACCAAATTTAAAGGCTTTTACCGATATTTGGTTATGCTTGATAACTCCTTACATATTGAAATTAACAAAGAAAAAAAGATATATGAGAAATATGAAATCATGGAATTTAATTCGGATGATGAAGTAACTTCTTATACAAAAGGCATTGATTTTAATTGGATGGTTTCTGAAAAAATACGCCATCACAAATTGAAAATAACGAATATAAATCAAAATTATAATGCTGAAATAATAGTTCTATTTTCTTTAGATACAACAACTATTACAGTTAATGAGAAACAATACGATCTGGAACCTTATGATTTATTAGTCATTGAAAACCCAGAAAAAGAAAATGTAATGCTCCATTTTTCTACTGAATGTCTCACTGGAATATTAGATTTTTAA
- a CDS encoding GNAT family N-acetyltransferase, translated as MITKATLQDIPALNLLINSAYRGETSKKGWTTEANLLEGKRTNEEELTETILDPKNTILKYTENNQIIGSVLLVEKEHQLYLGMLTVSPELQNSGIGKKMLAEAENHAKSLGLSSIIMTVISVREELIAWYKRHGYVDTGKREAFPESEIHVTISEKPLEFIYFEKKI; from the coding sequence ATGATTACAAAAGCAACATTACAAGACATTCCGGCATTAAACCTATTAATCAACTCCGCTTACAGAGGTGAAACTTCTAAAAAAGGCTGGACTACAGAAGCCAATTTATTGGAAGGAAAAAGAACAAACGAAGAAGAATTGACAGAAACGATTCTGGATCCTAAAAATACTATTCTAAAATACACCGAAAATAATCAGATTATTGGGTCGGTTTTATTGGTAGAGAAAGAACATCAATTGTATTTGGGAATGCTAACTGTTTCTCCTGAATTACAAAATAGCGGAATTGGCAAAAAAATGTTGGCTGAAGCCGAAAATCATGCTAAATCTTTAGGATTGTCAAGTATTATTATGACCGTAATTTCGGTTCGCGAGGAACTTATTGCGTGGTACAAACGTCACGGTTATGTTGATACTGGTAAAAGGGAAGCTTTTCCTGAAAGTGAAATTCATGTTACGATTTCTGAAAAACCTTTGGAGTTTATTTATTTTGAAAAGAAAATTTAA
- a CDS encoding S41 family peptidase: protein MKKIWLVFLLTTTVLFSQNSAETCELVNKINALIQAEHIRPKPVDDSLSIYVFDNLINGLDPSRNIFYKTEYDEMADKYRLNLDDLILSDDCSFLADITDKYKTGLLRTKAVLEKIQAGPIDYSKKDTIRFYKKSFPFYLKKEDLEKVWLKKLRYQILDEISETSENLDSIKANFKSIELTARKMILTNEICRINTLLETKLKQEENFYNFFCTYFDPHTAYFSDDSKTSFVASLSKEHLSLGMTVNLNEKNEIIVEEIDPNGPAYKTGQIKKGDQIVSISNQKEMLQVSCASLESISTMILSESNKSITLTLKRNSGKSFDVYIEKQVMKDEENSVFSFIVGKESKIGYIKIPSFYADLDGTSRKGCADDVAREVIKLERDNIKGLVIDLIDNGGGSMEEAIKMAGMFVDYGPLSIVIDNKHEKSVINDPYKGLIYKGPIVVLVNSNTASASEFFSSILQDYNRALLLGSNTLGKATMQTILSLDESKNTDFLKITINKFYRVTGKSHQYIGVKPDVVLPEFYEGVYQKESDFPTAIKNDSIQPFLKFRPYVKRSLIDKLAKNSTARLADNYFFNNIKKINLKIDQLVNTPKAEIPMTLDAVFQQKKSVNSLWTEINTFNDENNPLDVYNSTVNQFLLGAYPTEKTINQYQIDNLKTNPYLNEAVNVINEFNAMK, encoded by the coding sequence ATGAAAAAAATTTGGCTGGTATTTTTATTGACTACTACTGTTCTATTTAGTCAAAATAGCGCTGAAACGTGCGAATTGGTAAACAAAATAAATGCGCTTATTCAGGCAGAACATATTAGACCAAAACCTGTGGACGATAGTTTGTCTATTTATGTTTTTGATAATCTAATCAATGGTTTAGATCCTTCAAGAAACATTTTTTACAAGACTGAATACGACGAAATGGCGGATAAATACCGACTGAATTTGGACGATTTAATCTTAAGTGACGATTGTAGTTTTCTGGCTGATATTACAGATAAATATAAAACCGGTCTTTTGAGAACGAAAGCTGTTTTAGAAAAAATTCAAGCTGGCCCAATTGATTATTCTAAGAAAGATACAATTCGATTTTATAAAAAATCATTTCCGTTTTATCTCAAAAAAGAAGATTTAGAGAAGGTTTGGCTTAAAAAACTTCGTTATCAAATTTTGGATGAAATCTCGGAAACGAGTGAAAATCTGGATTCGATTAAAGCCAATTTTAAATCAATTGAACTTACTGCCAGAAAAATGATTCTGACAAATGAAATCTGCAGAATTAATACGCTTCTGGAAACTAAACTGAAACAAGAAGAGAATTTCTACAATTTTTTCTGTACTTATTTTGATCCGCATACGGCTTATTTTAGTGATGATTCTAAAACGAGTTTTGTAGCATCATTGTCTAAAGAGCATTTGTCACTGGGAATGACGGTGAATCTAAACGAGAAAAATGAAATTATTGTTGAAGAAATCGATCCAAATGGTCCCGCTTATAAAACGGGACAAATAAAAAAAGGTGATCAGATTGTTTCGATTTCGAATCAAAAAGAGATGTTACAGGTTTCCTGTGCTTCATTAGAATCTATTTCGACGATGATTTTGTCTGAATCGAATAAAAGTATCACGCTTACGCTAAAGCGAAATTCAGGTAAAAGCTTTGATGTTTACATTGAAAAGCAAGTGATGAAAGACGAAGAAAATTCGGTTTTTAGTTTTATTGTTGGAAAGGAAAGCAAAATTGGATACATTAAGATTCCGAGTTTTTATGCCGACTTAGACGGAACCAGCCGAAAAGGTTGTGCCGATGATGTTGCGCGCGAAGTAATAAAACTTGAAAGAGATAATATAAAAGGTCTTGTAATTGATTTGATCGATAACGGCGGCGGATCTATGGAAGAAGCTATAAAAATGGCGGGAATGTTTGTCGATTATGGTCCGCTATCGATTGTTATTGATAATAAGCATGAGAAATCTGTAATCAACGATCCGTATAAAGGATTAATTTATAAAGGTCCAATTGTGGTTTTAGTGAATAGCAATACTGCATCTGCAAGTGAGTTTTTCTCATCGATATTGCAAGATTATAATCGGGCATTATTGTTAGGAAGTAACACTTTGGGAAAAGCTACAATGCAGACTATTCTTTCGCTTGACGAAAGTAAAAATACTGACTTTTTAAAAATTACAATCAACAAATTCTATAGAGTTACAGGCAAAAGTCATCAATATATTGGAGTCAAACCTGATGTTGTTCTTCCGGAATTCTACGAAGGAGTCTATCAAAAAGAAAGTGATTTTCCAACCGCAATTAAAAATGATAGTATTCAGCCATTTTTAAAATTTAGACCTTATGTAAAAAGAAGCCTTATCGATAAACTGGCTAAAAATAGTACAGCAAGATTGGCGGATAATTACTTTTTTAATAACATAAAAAAAATCAATCTAAAAATTGATCAATTGGTAAATACTCCTAAAGCAGAAATTCCGATGACATTAGATGCGGTTTTTCAGCAGAAGAAAAGCGTAAATTCTCTTTGGACAGAAATCAACACTTTTAATGACGAAAATAATCCGTTGGATGTTTACAACTCAACTGTAAATCAATTTTTATTAGGCGCTTATCCTACCGAAAAAACTATAAATCAATATCAAATTGATAATCTGAAAACAAATCCGTATTTGAATGAAGCTGTAAATGTTATTAATGAATTTAATGCGATGAAGTAG
- a CDS encoding DUF3037 domain-containing protein — protein sequence MQDSHLYEYAVIRVVPRVEREEFLNIGIILFCKKAKFIKVLHHINDTKIEALSNDFDIEQLHCNITALEKIANGAKDGGPIGAMEIPERFRWLTAIRSSAIQTSRPHSGLSQDLEKTIQRLFEELVL from the coding sequence ATGCAAGATAGTCACTTATATGAGTATGCCGTAATTCGCGTAGTACCAAGAGTGGAGCGCGAAGAATTCCTAAATATCGGAATCATTTTATTTTGCAAAAAAGCTAAATTTATAAAAGTATTACACCACATAAACGATACAAAAATCGAAGCATTATCAAACGATTTTGATATCGAGCAATTGCATTGCAATATAACCGCATTAGAAAAAATCGCAAACGGAGCTAAAGATGGCGGTCCAATTGGAGCAATGGAAATTCCGGAACGTTTCCGTTGGTTAACAGCGATTAGAAGTTCAGCAATTCAGACTTCAAGACCACATTCAGGATTGTCTCAGGATTTAGAAAAAACGATTCAGAGATTGTTTGAAGAATTAGTGCTTTAG